In the Streptomyces fradiae ATCC 10745 = DSM 40063 genome, CTACGAGGAGTCGACATGTCATCTGTACCACGACCGGGTTCCCCCGGCAGGCGATCCCGGCAGGCGGGCGGAATGACCCTGCGGGTCTACCGCGTCCGGCCGGACGGGAGCACCGTCACGGTCCGCGAGCGCCGGGAGATCGAGCCGGCGGACGACGTACCGTGGGCGCAGGCCCTCCCGCCGTGCTCGTGCCCGCGCTGCACCAGTCGGGTGGCGGACCGGTGACCGGCCGCCTCCGCCACTCCCTGCACCGGGCCCGGTCGGCATCCCAGAGACCACCGCGCGCGCCCTCAACAGCCCGCCCCACACACGACTTGGCCCCCCTCGTAGCACGATCCACCGCGGCTTTCTCGTTCCCCAGACGTAGCACCGCCCCACACGGCAGCATGGCCCCGACACCGCACCCGCATCCCAGGGGAGACCATGCGCACCCGCACCACCACCGCCGGCATCGTCGCCGCTCTCGCTCTCGCCCTCACCGCCTGCGACGACGCCACCAAGACCGACTCAGCGCCACCAGCGAGCACGCAGGAGACCCGCAGCGCCCCTGCTCCCGACAGCGGTACGACGAAGGCAAGCAGCGCACAGCTCCCCGCCTTCACCGGTATGGGCCTGCAGTCTGCGCAGGACAAGGCCCAGGAGCTCGGCTTCTACACCCTCACCTCCCACGACGCTCTCGGCCGAGGACGCAACCAGATCGCGGACCGAAACTGGAAGGTCTGCTCGCAGACCCCGGCGCCCGGCATGCACTCCACCGACACGAAGATCGACTTCGGCACGGTCAAGCTGGAGGAGTCCTGCCCGGCCACGGACACGAGCGACAACACTCCTGCGGCCGGCGACAAGATGCCGAACTTCGCAGGCAAGTCCGTGAAGGTCGCCCGCCAGGCTTTGGACGCGGCCACCAGCCTCACCGTTGAAGACGCGCTGCCCGACGGCCGCATGGTCCTGGTGGAGTCGAACTGGAAGGTCTGCACGCAGACCCCCGCGCCGGGCACGGCGCTCAACGGCCAGCCCATCGCGCTGACCGCCGTGAAGTTCGAGGAGACCTGCCCGTAACGGCCGGTGTGACGCCTGCCAGCAGCGAGCAGCTCGTTCACTCCCCAGCGCCACCGCCAAGGGCTACGACGCCCGCTGGGCACGCATCCGTTCCGCCTGCCTGCGCGCCCCCACTGCTGCGAGCGCGACGAGTCCGAGGCCCACGCTCAAGCAGGAGGCGGGACCGGACCAGGATCAGTCAGCCACCGGCTCCGCCGCGTGGGCGCGGGCGATGGCGTCGATGCGCGCGGCCAGGTCGAAGTCGGCGGCGGTCAGCCGGTTCCCGGCGTCGTGGGTGGTGATGCCGAACCGAACCCGACCCCAGCGCAGGTCGATGTCCGCGTGGTGGCCGATCAGCCGTTGCACGTCCGCCACGTGCACGATCATCGCCACACCGCCGTGATAGCGGATCGCGTACGAGCGGCTGATCTCGTCGCCCGCCCGCCTCCACCCGGGCACCCCCGCCAGGGCGACCCCGATCTCCTCCTCCGTCAACGGAACCGGTGCTTCAGCCACGTCCATTCCCCTCCCGGACAGGCGCCAGGACGTCCGACAGGTCCTGACCGACTCGGGCATCGTGTCATGGCCGCATAGCCTGTCGATTCGTCCCGCCACGCCAGCCTCTGAATGCGTGTACCTCCAACCCGGTTGCCCCCATGGGCGTTTCGGGTCGACCGGGTGGCTGCGCGGGTACCGTTTCCGTGTCCAGCCGCACAGAGGGAGGGCAAGGCCGTGTCATCTGCTGCTACCCCGGACCCGTACGAGGACCCCGTCCGCTTCGGACAGCGCGTTCAGATCCTCCGCAGCCGTCGCGGGATGACCCGCGAGCAGCTGGCCGGGTTTCTCGGTCACCACGCGTCGTGGGTGAAGAAGGTGGAGACGGGCCGGATGAGGATGCCCCGCCTCCCGGAGATCCTGCGTATCGCCGAGGCTCTGCGGGTCCGCAGTCTCAACGAGCTGGTGGGAGATGTCTCCGAGGCGGATGTGCAGCTCTTCATCGGTCCCGGACACGAGAAGCTGCCCGCCGTGGCCGCCGCGATCAACGCCTTCCCGTTCGGCGTGGACGCGCCCCCGCCGCGCACGGACCATCTCCGTGCCCGCCTGGCCATGGCTTGGCGGGCACGGCACTCCTCCCCCAATCACCGGGCCGTGCTGGGGGACCTGCTGCCGGGGCTCATCCGCGACGCCCAGGTCGCCGTGCGGGCCGCCGAGTCGGCCGCCGAACGGCGAGCCGCGCAGGCGGCACTGAGCGAGGTGTACGCACTCGCCCAGTTCTTCCTCGCGTACCAGCCCGATGCGGCGCTGCTGTGGCGGGTGGCCGAGCGGGCTCTCGTGGCGGCACAGGAGTCGGAGGACCCGCACGCGATCGGCGTCACGGCATGGCTGGCCGCGCAGGCACACCGGGACAGCGGCCCGGCGCACTTCGACGCGGCGGACGATGTCGCCGAGCGGACGCTGCGCTTCCTCCGGCCGCTGCTCCCGGACGCGTCGACCGAGGTCCGCGCCATCGCGGGAGCGCTGACGTTCGAGGTCGCGTACACCGCCGCCCGCCGCCTCGAGACCGGGACGGCCTGGGGCTGGTGGGACCGCGCGGCGCGGATGGCGCAGGGCCTTCCCGCCGGCTACGTGCACCCGGTGACGAGCTTCGGGCGGCACATCATGGACGCCCACGCGGTGACCGTGGCCGTGGAACTGCGCAAGGGCGGCGAGTCGGCGAGGCAGGCCGCTCGGGCCGAGGCCGAGGCCATCCAGTCGCGACCGCGCCGGGCCCGGCACCGTATCGAGCAGGCTCGCGCGTACTACCTGGACGGACAGCACGAGACGGCCCTCTCGACGCTGGAGCAGGCGCACGAGGCGGCGCCGGAGACGATCCGCTACAACGGCTACGCCCGGAGGATCGTGCTGGAGGAGGCGGAGTCTCGATTCTCCGAGCGCCGTCAGCGGGCTGCGGCTCTCGCGGTGAGGATCGGTGTGCTCGCCGCATGAGGCATAGGGGCCCGAACCGGGCCCCTCACCCGTCCGCGTAGCTCCTACGGTCGGTGCCGGTCCACTCACCACCGGCACCGACGGAGAGCACATGCCCCACCACCGACGCCCGCCCACGCGTCTCCGGCGCGCCCTGCGCCGGGTCGCCGCCCTCCTGGCCGTGCGTCACACCCCCGCACGGGCCGTCCGGCCCCGTGACGGCAAGCCCGCTCCCGACCGGGCGCTCCACATCGTCGGCCGTACACCGGCGGCCCTGGGCCCCGTGTGCGCGCGGTTACGCCGACCGGCCGCTCAGGCGCCCCGCAGCACCGCCCGGCAACCCGCCCTGTTCGGGGGTGTCCTGTTCGAGGAGGCCTCGCCGGTGCGCCCGTACGTCCTGCCGCCCGCCGAGCGGGCCCGGATGCTGCGCGGGGGCGCCCGGTGACGGCCCCGACGCTTCCCCTGAGCGCCCGCCGCCGCATCCCCGTGCCGGACCGGGCCCGCCTCACCGGCGAGCAGCGGCACGGCACGGCCTGCGTCTGGTGCGCCGTCGTCCTCTCCCCGGAGACCGCCGCCGACCTGGGACACCGGCCCTACACCACGCCGTCCGTCGACTACGTGCTGACCTGGTGGCCGCGCGGCTGCCGGGCGTGCGTCGCGGCACGGGCACCGCTGCCGGTCGACACCGCGACGATGCGCGCCATGGCCCGGCAGGCCCTCGACGTCGACCTCCCGGCAGCCGTCGCCGCTTCCCTGGCCGTCATGTACCGGGGCATGCTGCGCGAGCTCGTCCCCGCCGTCCGGGACGCCGTCGACGGCCTCCCGTACGAGCACGCCGACCGGCGCGCCGCCGAGGCGGACGTCCACCGGGCGCTCGGTGACCTGGACCACCGGCCGCGCGGGCCCGGCGCC is a window encoding:
- a CDS encoding PASTA domain-containing protein, translated to MRTRTTTAGIVAALALALTACDDATKTDSAPPASTQETRSAPAPDSGTTKASSAQLPAFTGMGLQSAQDKAQELGFYTLTSHDALGRGRNQIADRNWKVCSQTPAPGMHSTDTKIDFGTVKLEESCPATDTSDNTPAAGDKMPNFAGKSVKVARQALDAATSLTVEDALPDGRMVLVESNWKVCTQTPAPGTALNGQPIALTAVKFEETCP
- a CDS encoding 4a-hydroxytetrahydrobiopterin dehydratase; its protein translation is MAEAPVPLTEEEIGVALAGVPGWRRAGDEISRSYAIRYHGGVAMIVHVADVQRLIGHHADIDLRWGRVRFGITTHDAGNRLTAADFDLAARIDAIARAHAAEPVAD
- a CDS encoding helix-turn-helix domain-containing protein, with amino-acid sequence MSSAATPDPYEDPVRFGQRVQILRSRRGMTREQLAGFLGHHASWVKKVETGRMRMPRLPEILRIAEALRVRSLNELVGDVSEADVQLFIGPGHEKLPAVAAAINAFPFGVDAPPPRTDHLRARLAMAWRARHSSPNHRAVLGDLLPGLIRDAQVAVRAAESAAERRAAQAALSEVYALAQFFLAYQPDAALLWRVAERALVAAQESEDPHAIGVTAWLAAQAHRDSGPAHFDAADDVAERTLRFLRPLLPDASTEVRAIAGALTFEVAYTAARRLETGTAWGWWDRAARMAQGLPAGYVHPVTSFGRHIMDAHAVTVAVELRKGGESARQAARAEAEAIQSRPRRARHRIEQARAYYLDGQHETALSTLEQAHEAAPETIRYNGYARRIVLEEAESRFSERRQRAAALAVRIGVLAA
- a CDS encoding DUF6415 family natural product biosynthesis protein, with amino-acid sequence MTAPTLPLSARRRIPVPDRARLTGEQRHGTACVWCAVVLSPETAADLGHRPYTTPSVDYVLTWWPRGCRACVAARAPLPVDTATMRAMARQALDVDLPAAVAASLAVMYRGMLRELVPAVRDAVDGLPYEHADRRAAEADVHRALGDLDHRPRGPGAEAAHALRLAHALLVLTDRLDQSTPGRTSAVPGTPT